The stretch of DNA CGCGGCGGTCGCCCGGGAGCACTGGGGGCGGGGGTCTTTCCCACCGGGGAGCGGGGGCAGCGTTACCTAGGAGACGCTCGAAGGTGCCACTGCCACGCCCCATGGCGACCCGGGACCCCAACCAGACGCCGCGGCGATCCCCACTGCTGGCCGGCGCGCCCCCGACTTCCGCTTCCGCCTGCCTCTCAGACGCGCGCACGCGCACGTCGCCGGCCAGCCCGCGAGCCGTGGGGAGGCGGGTCTTTCCGCTCGCCCCAGACGCTGGGCGCCGATTAGACCGCGCCTACTGAGACGGCTAGAGTCGGGAGCCAATGAGCTGCCCGGCGGCGGAGTCTATCTGATGAGAGCGGAGCTGAGGGTGGGCCTTGCGTGGCTCTCGGAGCTAAGGCTGTCGAGTGGAGCGGGAAGCGGGATGTGTCTCCTCCTGGGGGCCACGGGCGTGGGGAAGTCGCTGTTGGTGAAACGCCTGCAGACTATCCTTCCGTGCCgggcggggggtggagggggtccGGAGGGGCGTGGGGATCCGAGGGGCGCTGGTGGCGAGCGGGGCGGGGTGCGTCGGGGGCGCTCGGGCTGGGGGCGGGGTCCGGCCGGAGCCCTCCTTGGCCCCACTCAGAGTCCTTGACTTCCTGGCACAGTTGAGTTCCCGGGATGGGAAGGGCGACCTGGGCGATCCGCCCCCGACGCGGCCCACGGTAGGCGTCCTGCAGGTTTAGGAGAAGTGGGTCCCCTTGAGATTAGCAGAGCTTTGGGTTCCTTTAATTGGAAGCAGGGGTCTGACTGGTGGGTGTGTTCAAGACACCTTTCCGGAGGTGGTGGGTGTCACCGCGGGGAGCCTGGCTCCGCCGGGACAGAGTCGCAGGGCATCCGGAGCCGCCTGCCCCTCACCACTGGTCAGATTGAGTTTGCTGCTCCCCGCACAGGGCAAATCCCTTTGGTGGGTGTCACAGCCAGCCCTGTGGGTCCTGCACCCCGGGGAGCATCTTTAGACCTCCTCCCTTGTGGGTTCTGCCTTAGAGCCTAAACACTTGAGAAGACCTATGTTAGTGGTTAGGTCGCAGTGTAAAGGGCTGGGCACATTGCTCTCCAGGACTTGCCAGTGGGAAAGCGCTTGTGGTGGTCTCTACATCCCGGTTTTTTCCACAGGTGGGTACCAATTTAACGGACATTGTGGCTCAAAAAAAGATCACCATCCGGGAGCTGGGGGGCTGCATGGGCCCCATCTGGTCCAGTTACTATGGAAACTGTCATTCTCTCCTGGTAGGTCCTAGTCTTTTGCCCTTCCTTTGGGGAAGAAAGTCCCCATTTCAGTGTTGTCTAGTCCCCAGTTTCACTTTCTGTGTGAGATAGAATTTGGGTTCCCAGGCAGCTATGCTAGTCAAGGAAACATGGCCCAGGCCAGAATTGCTTCCCTCTGGGACTCCAGCTGCTCCCTAATGCTGCTGCTCCCAGGCAAAGGTGAAAGCTCACCGAAGGGTTGCTGAAGACAGTATTTCTTCTCTGCAGATAACTGTGTCATCCACTCACTGTCTTATTGttctgggtgtgtttgtgtgttttatgttttaattatgtATGCCCTGGTTCATCCCATCCTGGCAAGATCTATGCCCCAAATTCTGGGACACCTCCTTTTAAAAGTAATGGCTACACGAGTAGAGCGACTTCCGTGTAGGTggaaacaaataacactggtgatTCTTGCATAGCTCGCTCCCCTCTGCTTTTCCTGAAGCCTTCCTTGCTCTTCCTGAGCCAGGCTTGTGATGTGAATAGAGATTTGGCAAGGATGGTATTTCATCCCAGGGGGGCCCTAATCTCCATTCACTTCTTTCCAGTTCATGGTGGATGCCTCTAACCCCACCCAGCTCTCGGCATCCTGTGTGCAGCTCCTGGGTCTCCTGTCGGCAGAAGAACtcgcaaaagcatcagttctgatTCTCTTCAATAAAATGTACGTGTCTGTGAGGTGAGCGGGAGTGCAGGTGTGCCCCCGGGCGGAGCTCCTGTAGAGGGTAACCAGGAAGGTGGCCCACTGGGGGGTGGGAGGGCCCAGTGATGGCTAGGGTGGGCTTCTGGCAGCCCACTCTGATGTGTGCTGCTTTCACTCCAGCGACCTGCCCTGTTACATGACCATAGAAGAGATGAAGTCGTTAATCAGGCTCCCGGACCTCATGGCTTGCGCCAAGCAGAATATCACCACCTTAGAAATCAGTGCCTGGAAAGGCACTGGCTTGTCAGACGTGCTGCGCTGGCTCCAGGACACCCACAGAACCAATGGTTGACTGCAGGGTGGAGAAGCATGGCCGGCCTGCTCTGTGGCAACAAGGCAGAGGCGGTACTGCTTGGCCATCGGCCATCTGTTGCTTTTATAAAAGCAGGCTAAGCCCTGGAAGACGGGGTTCTGTGCTGAGTTGCAGTGATGGATAAACTGAGTCACCCAGGTTACAGAAACTCCTGATGTCTGCCCTCTGGCTCCAGGGTTGGGAGAGGAAGACAGGCCTGCCAGGTGGCTTGTGTCCCGTACCATCCTGGGATGGTTTTAGGGGAATTGTTCCCCTCTCCCCAGGAGATCTGCTCTCTCAACTGTGATAAAAGCTCAAACCTGTAAAGTTTCTGGTACCCTAACGGTGGGATACCCCACAGACAGCGTCAGGTACATGAGTCAGTGTGGTAGGGAAAACCAGGCTTTGGGTTAGAAACAGTTAACATTTACTACTCAGAGGTGCCTCAGTGGTCAGGGATCCCACAGGTAGGCCAGGGTAGAGAGAGGCTCTGATGGGGTATGGGAGGTGCTGGTGAGCTCATGGCCAGGCCCTCAGGCCACAGTTCCCCCATGGCCTGCTGTGTTCTCAGCTAAGAGAGCTTGCAGGAAACACCTACATCTATTGCTGGTGCATTTGTGTCCTAGGGCCCCTGTAATGAACCACCATAAATGGTGGCTTGTAGCAACATAAACTTAACAGTCATAGgactggaagccagaagtctgaaattgaGGTATCAGCAGGGGTGATCCTTTTGCAGACTCCAAGGGAGAATCCATTCCTTGCTGTGGTTGCTGCATGgtgtccttggcttgtggcttgCAGGACTTGAATCCCTGACTCttgtctttttttggtttttattatttatttttttggttgtgctgggtctttgttgctgcttgagggctttctctagttgcagagagctggggctAAGAGTAGCGCATGGGCTTGttgcagtgggttctcttgttgcgggcttccctcgtggcttagacggtaaagaatcgcctgtaatgcaggagactcgggttcaatccctgaattgggaagatcccctggagaagggaatggcaacccactccagtattcttgcctggagaattccatggacagaggagcctgggagctacagtccatcgggtccaaagagttggacacgactgagtgactagcccAGGGTCTAGGGTACAGGCTTCTAGGGCGTAGTTGTTGCActcaggcttggttgctccacggcacgtggcatcttcccagaccagagattgaatccatgttCCCCACATaggcaggcagagtcttacccactgtaccaccagggacattctctgcctctgtcttcacatgatcTTTTCTTCTTATGAGGATgtgacagtgataaagaatcagactgccaatgcaggaattgcaagagacacaggtttgatccctgggtcaggacaatcccctggagtaggaaatggcaacccactccagtattgttgcctggaaaagtctatggacagaggagcctggcaggctacagcccatggggtcgcaaagagtcgacataactgagcagctgagcacaaacAAGGGCCCACCTTAATCCAGATTGAGTTCATCTCAAAACCCACAATCACATGTACAAAGATTGTTTTTCCAAATCAGGTCCTCTTTGTAGGTTCTGGGGGTTACAACTTGGGCATACCTTTGGGGCTGCTATTAAACCTGCTGCAGTCTGGTAAGAAATCCTCTGCTTCTGAGTGTGGTTGTGAGTTTCCTACAAtaccttcctctgtctcagctGGTGGTCTAGCTCACTGGGCTCCAAGGGCCTTTGGAAGGCCTGCATGGCCCCCTTTAGCCTTGTGGGACCCAGGGCCCCAACACCCTGAGGTTTCCCTAGGGCCAGAACA from Bos mutus isolate GX-2022 chromosome 19, NWIPB_WYAK_1.1, whole genome shotgun sequence encodes:
- the ARL16 gene encoding ADP-ribosylation factor-like protein 16 isoform X4; its protein translation is MCLLLGATGVGKSLLVKRLQIEFPGWEGRPGRSAPDAAHGLASGKALVVVSTSRFFPQFMVDASNPTQLSASCVQLLGLLSAEELAKASVLILFNKIDLPCYMTIEEMKSLIRLPDLMACAKQNITTLEISAWKGTGLSDVLRWLQDTHRTNG
- the ARL16 gene encoding ADP-ribosylation factor-like protein 16 isoform X5, giving the protein MCLLLGATGVGKSLLVKRLQIEFPGWEGRPGRSAPDAAHGLASGKALVVVSTSRFFPQVGTNLTDIVAQKKITIRELGGCMGPIWSSYYGNCHSLLFMVDASNPTQLSASCVQLLGLLSAEELAKASVLILFNKIVTYRARRRNGPWTPRA
- the ARL16 gene encoding ADP-ribosylation factor-like protein 16 isoform X1, whose amino-acid sequence is MCLLLGATGVGKSLLVKRLQIEFPGWEGRPGRSAPDAAHGLASGKALVVVSTSRFFPQVGTNLTDIVAQKKITIRELGGCMGPIWSSYYGNCHSLLFMVDASNPTQLSASCVQLLGLLSAEELAKASVLILFNKMYVSVSDLPCYMTIEEMKSLIRLPDLMACAKQNITTLEISAWKGTGLSDVLRWLQDTHRTNG
- the ARL16 gene encoding ADP-ribosylation factor-like protein 16 isoform X2 — translated: MCLLLGATGVGKSLLVKRLQIEFPGWEGRPGRSAPDAAHGLASGKALVVVSTSRFFPQVGTNLTDIVAQKKITIRELGGCMGPIWSSYYGNCHSLLFMVDASNPTQLSASCVQLLGLLSAEELAKASVLILFNKIDLPCYMTIEEMKSLIRLPDLMACAKQNITTLEISAWKGTGLSDVLRWLQDTHRTNG
- the ARL16 gene encoding ADP-ribosylation factor-like protein 16 isoform X3, translating into MCLLLGATGVGKSLLLSSRDGKGDLGDPPPTRPTVGTNLTDIVAQKKITIRELGGCMGPIWSSYYGNCHSLLFMVDASNPTQLSASCVQLLGLLSAEELAKASVLILFNKIDLPCYMTIEEMKSLIRLPDLMACAKQNITTLEISAWKGTGLSDVLRWLQDTHRTNG